In one Pseudomonadota bacterium genomic region, the following are encoded:
- a CDS encoding DMT family transporter, whose amino-acid sequence MVRLAADLKPTHRAILFMMGMVFLFAMLETTAKSLSQSYPVPLIVWFRYVTHFVLMLLLLGPRYGSRLIKTDNPKAQILRAMLLMGSTLLYFTALSVLPLATAKSIGFISPLMVTMFAFWILKEQVSRPRWVAVLVGFVGVLLVINPTKSFDWYFVLPLLSAIFYSMYQIMTRHFSNREHPVATLFYTGLVGSLLLSLVVPVFWVTPQFADLPKFLFLGFAGAVGHFMLIKAMELEDASFLSPLGYVQLVWVTLFGYVAFNHVPSTMGFVGMVVIVGAGLYVALGQKPRHAELTTIANE is encoded by the coding sequence TTGGTTCGTCTTGCAGCTGATTTGAAACCTACGCACCGAGCAATACTATTCATGATGGGTATGGTTTTTTTATTCGCCATGCTTGAGACAACGGCAAAGTCTTTGAGTCAATCGTATCCGGTGCCTCTTATCGTTTGGTTTCGGTATGTCACACACTTCGTCTTGATGCTATTGCTTCTAGGGCCCAGATATGGGTCTCGGTTGATTAAAACAGATAATCCTAAGGCGCAGATTTTAAGGGCGATGCTTTTAATGGGGTCAACGCTACTCTACTTTACGGCATTAAGCGTTTTACCTTTGGCTACGGCAAAATCGATCGGTTTTATTTCCCCATTAATGGTGACAATGTTTGCTTTTTGGATATTGAAAGAACAGGTCTCTAGGCCTAGATGGGTGGCAGTGTTAGTTGGATTCGTTGGGGTGTTATTAGTAATTAATCCCACAAAAAGCTTCGATTGGTATTTTGTGCTCCCTCTGCTATCCGCAATTTTTTACAGTATGTATCAAATCATGACGCGTCACTTCAGCAATCGAGAACATCCAGTTGCGACACTCTTCTACACGGGCTTGGTTGGATCACTGTTACTTAGTCTGGTGGTCCCTGTGTTTTGGGTTACTCCGCAGTTTGCCGACCTCCCAAAGTTTCTTTTCTTAGGATTCGCTGGAGCAGTCGGACACTTCATGCTGATTAAAGCGATGGAATTAGAAGATGCTTCATTTTTATCCCCGCTCGGGTACGTACAACTTGTTTGGGTAACCCTTTTTGGTTATGTGGCATTCAACCACGTCCCAAGCACAATGGGGTTTGTCGGAATGGTAGTTATCGTGGGCGCTGGGTTATATGTCGCGTTGGGGCAAAAACCCCGTCACGCTGAACTGACCACTATTGCTAACGAATAA
- a CDS encoding SDR family oxidoreductase — MSDALFSVKDQVVIITGGSRGIGKEIASAFAYREATVIIAGRDKAALKKTVTEISAKANSIHAEVCDVSSSKDVNALVNSVASRHGRIDTLVSVAGVNKRMKAEAYTPEDYDWITDINAKGAWIIAQAVGKKMIAQQSGSIINVDSLNTYAPLRGTTPYAMSKASVLMMTRGLANEWGRHGIRVNSIAPGFILTDLTRKVWSDETMQAWGKANTPLERLGTVSDLVGSAIFLASDASKFMTGQTIRVDGGVTAGINWPIEL; from the coding sequence ATGTCAGATGCATTATTTTCCGTCAAAGATCAAGTCGTTATCATCACTGGTGGTAGCCGAGGAATTGGTAAAGAAATCGCATCAGCATTTGCGTACCGAGAAGCAACGGTCATTATTGCTGGTCGTGACAAAGCAGCACTAAAAAAAACCGTAACGGAGATTTCAGCAAAGGCTAATTCTATCCACGCAGAAGTCTGTGATGTCTCGAGTTCAAAAGACGTTAATGCATTGGTCAATTCAGTTGCCTCTCGGCACGGAAGAATCGATACGCTCGTAAGCGTCGCAGGGGTTAATAAGCGCATGAAGGCTGAGGCATATACACCTGAGGATTATGATTGGATTACTGACATAAACGCAAAAGGGGCATGGATTATTGCTCAAGCTGTTGGAAAGAAAATGATTGCACAGCAAAGTGGCTCAATTATCAATGTGGACTCACTGAATACATATGCACCTCTGCGGGGAACGACTCCTTACGCAATGAGCAAAGCGAGTGTCCTGATGATGACTAGAGGTTTAGCTAACGAGTGGGGGCGGCACGGGATACGCGTAAACTCCATTGCGCCTGGATTTATCTTGACAGACTTAACCAGAAAAGTTTGGTCCGATGAAACCATGCAAGCTTGGGGAAAAGCAAATACCCCACTCGAGCGACTTGGCACCGTTTCTGATTTAGTTGGCTCTGCAATCTTTCTAGCATCTGATGCATCGAAGTTTATGACAGGTCAGACGATTAGGGTTGATGGTGGCGTCACTGCAGGAATTAACTGGCCAATTGAGCTATAA
- a CDS encoding DsbA family oxidoreductase gives MVSIEIFSDVVCPWCLIGKRNLEAAITQLAAKHEEAKNIKIKWRSFQLNPQLPPSGISRAEYTSSKFGGAERAAIVYDRIQRSGQEVGLELHFDKIKNQPNSAILHALVYAAETIQRDHDFIENLFKAFFIDGLDLTNRANIVALATDIGLCKTDIEAVLNDGLFMDKIKEDIERSTRLGIQGVPFFIINESIGLSGAQPPDAIVKTIERSLQQS, from the coding sequence ATGGTCTCAATTGAAATATTCTCTGATGTGGTTTGTCCTTGGTGTCTCATTGGTAAAAGAAATCTAGAAGCAGCGATAACTCAACTCGCCGCAAAGCACGAGGAGGCCAAAAATATAAAAATTAAGTGGCGGTCGTTTCAATTGAACCCACAACTACCGCCAAGCGGAATCTCCCGTGCTGAATACACATCATCAAAATTTGGCGGCGCAGAACGCGCAGCAATAGTTTACGACCGAATTCAACGGTCCGGTCAAGAAGTTGGGTTAGAGCTACACTTTGATAAAATTAAAAACCAACCAAATTCTGCCATCCTACATGCCCTAGTCTATGCCGCAGAAACAATTCAACGTGATCATGATTTTATTGAGAATCTTTTTAAAGCATTTTTTATTGACGGCTTAGACCTAACCAATAGAGCTAACATTGTTGCGCTTGCGACCGATATTGGACTCTGTAAGACTGATATTGAGGCTGTTCTAAATGATGGTCTCTTTATGGACAAAATCAAAGAAGATATAGAGCGGTCAACTCGCCTTGGAATACAAGGCGTTCCATTCTTCATCATCAATGAATCTATTGGCTTATCGGGTGCTCAACCGCCAGATGCCATTGTCAAAACGATAGAACGGTCTCTTCAACAGTCCTGA
- a CDS encoding serine hydrolase: MTITNLAKYFAFIFLALGIANTSHSNPLPTAQPESVGISSDRLQRITQAFENRIEAKSLPGVVIRIARRGKLVYSNAIGWQDIESNIPMAQDSIFRIYSMTKPIVSVAAMTLVESGLLSLSDPVSKYLPMFKDVQVGIETVNGDGITLLKTQNARTQITVQDLMRHTSGLTYGEFGKRTLVKEKYLAADLWEPHSSLNWTLEDYSNTLAGLPLAYEPGSTWEYGRSTDVLGRVIEVVSGTTLDRYLSTTIFIPLGMKDTSYGVPENKHNRVAENMIDTETGTKINLTDVKKPVTLFSGGSGLSSTADDYLRFCQMMLNGGELNGVRILSPKTVRFMSVNHINENISKGTLYLPGPGYGFGLGFAIRLENGQSAWPGSVGEYFWAGYGGTYFWIDPVEELVVSFMSQDPYRRNEHRVLLRNLVYQSIID; this comes from the coding sequence ATGACAATAACAAACCTAGCAAAGTACTTTGCATTTATATTTTTAGCATTGGGTATTGCAAACACGAGTCACTCAAACCCATTACCTACGGCACAACCAGAAAGCGTGGGAATCTCTTCAGACCGACTGCAAAGAATAACTCAGGCTTTTGAAAATCGTATTGAAGCCAAAAGTTTACCCGGGGTCGTCATACGCATCGCACGCCGAGGTAAATTGGTGTACTCCAATGCCATAGGTTGGCAGGATATCGAATCGAACATTCCGATGGCTCAAGATTCAATATTTCGGATTTACTCGATGACGAAACCCATCGTAAGTGTCGCAGCAATGACGCTCGTAGAATCTGGCCTATTGTCCTTGTCAGATCCTGTTTCAAAATACCTCCCGATGTTTAAAGATGTGCAAGTTGGGATTGAAACAGTAAATGGTGATGGGATTACACTACTTAAGACCCAAAATGCCCGTACCCAGATAACAGTTCAAGACCTTATGCGCCACACGTCGGGGTTAACTTATGGCGAATTCGGAAAAAGAACACTAGTAAAAGAAAAATATTTAGCAGCAGACCTATGGGAACCCCATAGCTCTTTAAACTGGACCCTTGAAGATTATTCTAATACTTTAGCCGGACTACCTTTAGCATATGAACCCGGGTCCACATGGGAATATGGCCGATCGACAGACGTTTTAGGAAGAGTAATCGAGGTGGTATCAGGTACAACACTTGATCGATACTTGAGTACGACTATTTTCATCCCCTTAGGAATGAAAGACACAAGTTATGGCGTACCAGAAAACAAACATAATCGTGTTGCGGAAAACATGATTGACACCGAGACAGGAACAAAAATCAATCTCACCGATGTGAAAAAACCTGTGACCTTATTTTCTGGTGGAAGTGGGCTTTCTTCTACTGCGGATGATTACCTTCGTTTTTGCCAAATGATGCTTAATGGCGGTGAACTGAATGGGGTACGTATCTTGTCTCCAAAAACAGTTCGTTTTATGTCAGTAAATCACATCAATGAAAATATCAGTAAAGGTACTCTCTATCTACCTGGGCCTGGCTACGGTTTTGGGTTAGGTTTCGCAATCAGACTCGAAAATGGCCAATCAGCCTGGCCGGGCTCAGTAGGCGAATATTTTTGGGCCGGCTACGGTGGCACGTATTTTTGGATTGACCCAGTAGAGGAGTTAGTCGTATCCTTCATGTCACAAGACCCCTATAGAAGAAACGAACACCGAGTTCTCTTAAGAAACTTGGTCTATCAATCTATCATCGATTAA